One window from the genome of Streptomyces sp. NBC_01476 encodes:
- a CDS encoding HAD family hydrolase — MAEPRTLVLWDIDRTLLYVGDIDRQVYRETFAEIVGRPAERLPARGTGVTMPLAIRSLLADNAVPETEIPHLLPRMVELLPRRLAARMEDLRQQGVLLPGAVSALKGVQAQPGCVPTVVTGNLKLNALLKLKAFDLTGFLDTEIGGYSSDSDHRPSLVAVAQAHAQAKYGRSFSRSNTVIIGDSLEDVRTGLEGGARVIAVASGKIPAVDLAAAGADVVLDSLEDVPRLLRAITRVTDSGL, encoded by the coding sequence ATCGCCGAGCCGCGGACCCTCGTCCTGTGGGACATCGACCGCACTCTGCTGTACGTCGGTGACATCGACAGGCAGGTCTACCGGGAGACCTTCGCCGAGATCGTCGGTCGTCCCGCGGAGCGCCTCCCGGCACGAGGTACCGGCGTGACCATGCCCCTGGCCATCCGCTCCCTCCTGGCGGACAACGCCGTACCGGAGACAGAGATCCCGCACCTGTTGCCACGGATGGTGGAACTCCTCCCCCGGCGCCTCGCCGCGCGCATGGAGGACCTGCGCCAGCAGGGTGTCCTCCTGCCCGGAGCCGTCTCCGCTCTCAAGGGCGTGCAGGCCCAACCGGGATGCGTACCGACGGTGGTCACGGGAAACCTCAAGCTCAACGCCCTTCTGAAGCTCAAGGCGTTCGATCTCACCGGGTTCCTGGACACAGAGATCGGGGGATACTCGTCCGACAGCGACCACCGCCCGAGTCTCGTAGCCGTTGCTCAGGCCCACGCCCAGGCCAAGTACGGCAGAAGCTTCTCCCGCTCCAACACGGTCATCATCGGTGACTCCCTCGAAGACGTCCGAACTGGTCTCGAAGGCGGGGCGCGCGTGATCGCGGTCGCGTCCGGCAAGATCCCAGCCGTGGATCTGGCAGCGGCCGGAGCCGACGTCGTCCTCGACAGCCTCGAAGACGTCCCGCGGCTCCTGCGCGCGATCACTAGAGTGACCGACTCCGGCCTCTGA
- a CDS encoding IS3 family transposase (programmed frameshift): MPAPRKYPDELRERAIREVRATGRPIAHVAKDLGIHKEALRGWVRQAEVDRGERDDRLTSAEHDELRQLRRENAELRRANEILKAASVFFCPGDRPSPDEAEQVIDHLRDRGLGVDPVCRVLELSPSTYFARKKRPKSARRLRDEQFMPLIEQVHAESGGTYGARRITRALRRKGHEVARCTVERLMAELGLEGVIRGRRRRTTVPEPSAPRPPDLVDRDFTASRPDQLWVADMTYVRTWSGWAYVAFVLDVYSRMIVGWQVANHMRTELPLEALEMALWRRRIKKDSGLVHHSDRGSQYLSIRYTGRLADIGASASVGSVADSYDNAMAEALNGTFKAELIEMQGPWKDVEQVERAIFQWITWYNEERLHSALDYVPPAEYEQDYWRSQEPVPQSA, translated from the exons ATGCCAGCACCCCGTAAATATCCCGATGAACTCCGTGAGCGTGCGATCCGTGAGGTCCGTGCGACCGGCCGCCCGATCGCGCATGTCGCGAAGGATCTGGGCATCCATAAGGAGGCCCTGCGCGGCTGGGTCCGCCAGGCCGAGGTCGATCGTGGTGAGCGCGATGACCGGCTGACCAGCGCCGAACACGACGAGCTCAGGCAACTCCGCCGGGAGAATGCCGAGTTGAGGCGGGCGAATGAGATCCTCAAGGCAGCCTCGGTGT TTTTTTGCCCAGGAGATCGACCGTCCCCGGACGAGGCCGAGCAGGTGATCGACCACCTGCGTGACAGAGGTCTCGGGGTCGATCCCGTCTGCCGGGTTCTTGAGCTGTCGCCGTCGACGTATTTCGCCCGCAAGAAGCGGCCGAAGTCGGCCCGCCGGCTCCGTGATGAGCAGTTCATGCCGCTGATTGAGCAGGTCCACGCGGAGTCGGGCGGCACGTATGGGGCCCGTCGGATCACCCGCGCCCTTCGGCGCAAGGGCCACGAGGTGGCCCGCTGCACCGTCGAGCGGCTGATGGCCGAGCTTGGCCTGGAGGGCGTGATCCGTGGCCGGCGGCGGCGCACGACAGTCCCGGAGCCTTCGGCGCCCCGGCCGCCGGACCTGGTCGACCGCGACTTCACCGCGAGCCGGCCGGACCAGCTCTGGGTCGCGGACATGACGTATGTCCGCACCTGGTCGGGCTGGGCGTACGTGGCGTTCGTCCTGGACGTGTACTCCCGGATGATCGTCGGCTGGCAGGTCGCGAACCACATGCGGACCGAACTTCCGCTGGAAGCACTGGAGATGGCCCTGTGGCGGCGGAGGATCAAGAAGGACTCCGGCCTCGTCCATCACAGTGACAGGGGTTCGCAATATCTATCAATTCGGTACACTGGCCGGCTCGCCGACATCGGCGCCTCCGCCTCCGTCGGCTCCGTCGCCGACTCGTACGACAACGCCATGGCCGAGGCCCTGAACGGCACGTTCAAGGCCGAGCTGATCGAGATGCAGGGCCCCTGGAAGGACGTCGAGCAGGTCGAACGGGCGATCTTCCAGTGGATCACCTGGTACAACGAAGAACGGCTCCACTCCGCACTCGATTACGTGCCGCCCGCCGAGTACGAACAGGACTACTGGCGAAGCCAGGAACCAGTCCCACAGTCCGCCTGA
- a CDS encoding helix-turn-helix domain-containing protein — protein MPFVPESVWSDAEVQSALGNWDFGSASRLIRLRSGLRQEDMAQITGISQPFLSMLESGTRRLTNIDKIIKFLTGLGVPADLAAFPLRHGHGPGEQAPQAPFAGDADPGLPWTAARLVEALDSAAGGSAMDRRRFLSASVISLTAFVNAWDTAEAEPLTRAAEGSQLTGDLLDALQSTTDSLRTMDASDGSGTLTALGDSHLRFLKHLVEKTSYDEETGRRLAAIIADTAMQTGWFAFDSGDRDRPLGYLYASLRAAKASQDVRLGAGALSYMAIHGYSTGAPHHAVAAAQRARDKVKNLGTPALEAMLLMRQARGHAKLGESQAALTALGRAAELCAQGRSEHDPHWLYWVNEGEIHGQTGSCHLDLGDPTSAAASFTKAWQALNPADHRTRALFLSRAATAHVKQGDVEAGAATAHEALDLAATIQSARLDNHVASMIHGLHQAADSPYARDVVERHAAMPTTGSRT, from the coding sequence ATGCCGTTCGTCCCGGAATCCGTCTGGTCGGATGCGGAAGTCCAAAGTGCGCTTGGGAACTGGGACTTCGGCAGTGCCAGCCGCCTCATCAGACTCCGAAGCGGTCTCCGTCAGGAAGACATGGCCCAGATCACCGGGATAAGCCAGCCCTTCCTGTCCATGCTGGAGTCGGGTACCCGAAGGCTCACCAACATCGACAAGATCATCAAGTTTTTGACGGGACTTGGCGTACCGGCCGATCTGGCTGCCTTCCCTCTCCGCCATGGTCATGGCCCAGGCGAGCAGGCGCCCCAAGCCCCGTTCGCCGGCGACGCCGATCCAGGTCTCCCCTGGACCGCGGCCCGCTTGGTGGAAGCACTGGACAGCGCGGCAGGAGGCAGCGCGATGGACCGTCGGCGATTCCTCAGTGCAAGCGTCATCTCCCTCACCGCTTTCGTCAACGCCTGGGACACCGCCGAAGCGGAACCCCTGACCAGAGCAGCAGAGGGAAGTCAGCTCACCGGTGACCTGCTGGACGCCCTGCAGTCCACCACCGACAGTCTCCGAACCATGGACGCGAGTGACGGCAGCGGTACCCTCACTGCCCTCGGGGACAGCCATCTCCGGTTCCTCAAGCACCTCGTGGAGAAGACCTCGTACGACGAGGAGACGGGACGACGTCTCGCGGCGATCATCGCCGACACCGCCATGCAGACCGGATGGTTTGCCTTCGACTCCGGCGACCGGGACCGTCCACTCGGCTACCTGTACGCGTCCCTGCGCGCGGCGAAAGCCTCACAGGACGTACGGCTCGGCGCTGGTGCGCTGTCCTACATGGCGATCCACGGATACTCCACCGGTGCCCCGCACCATGCCGTGGCCGCAGCCCAGCGCGCCCGGGACAAGGTGAAGAACCTCGGCACGCCGGCCCTTGAAGCCATGCTCCTGATGCGGCAGGCCCGCGGGCACGCCAAACTCGGCGAGAGCCAGGCAGCCCTGACCGCACTCGGACGGGCAGCAGAACTGTGCGCCCAGGGCCGCTCCGAGCACGATCCGCACTGGCTGTACTGGGTCAACGAGGGCGAGATCCACGGTCAAACGGGCAGTTGCCATCTCGACCTCGGCGACCCGACAAGCGCCGCCGCCAGTTTCACCAAGGCTTGGCAGGCACTCAATCCGGCAGATCACCGGACCCGGGCTCTGTTCCTCTCGCGCGCCGCCACCGCACACGTCAAGCAAGGTGATGTCGAGGCCGGAGCCGCCACAGCGCACGAGGCCCTGGATCTGGCCGCGACAATCCAGTCGGCCAGGCTCGACAACCACGTCGCCTCCATGATCCACGGGCTCCATCAAGCCGCCGACAGCCCGTACGCTCGGGACGTAGTGGAGCGACACGCCGCCATGCCAACAACAGGGAGCCGAACGTGA
- a CDS encoding carbamoyltransferase family protein, giving the protein MPIAVGLNLGHDGGCAVVAGEKVVAVAEERLNRTRYSGGWQAALAYCLQAAEIALADVGVVVFSGVGPRLEESFTGGLDLFGLPAARITTVDHHLSHAYGAFCLSGHDEALVVVADGSGNDHQTESYFLADRTAITRVGGNREGRARAGGIGATYEAVTNWLGFDGQESGKTMALASYGDPKAIEVPLFDLSGTQVEGRLARTHDRGLAEFAATAGLDLGAPGWDTPRARELAAWVQAQTEDVLAEVVARLMAEHQRTAVCFAGGVAMNCVANEVVRRRTGARMFVPPPASDRGQALGNALYGIHHLTGTVPRLPLAGRDAFGRTYTGEEIRLALRRHPRSGLAERHPHRRFGWRPESDPATAAAQMLAEGRLVGWFDGGSELGARALGSRSILADPRHQATRDVLNTRIKHREFFRPFAPAVPAEHAGQWFDLDEDSPYMLFAPQVRSERRDQLGAVTHVDGTARVQTVDAAVHPSFHRLISRFGELTGVPVVLNTSFNDSEPIVESPAQAVATFCHTDLDALVFSDGFVAVKSDD; this is encoded by the coding sequence ATGCCGATAGCAGTGGGACTGAACCTGGGGCACGACGGCGGATGCGCCGTCGTAGCCGGGGAGAAGGTGGTGGCCGTCGCCGAGGAGCGCCTGAACCGCACCCGCTACTCCGGCGGCTGGCAGGCCGCCCTGGCGTACTGCCTCCAGGCCGCCGAGATCGCCCTCGCCGACGTCGGCGTGGTGGTGTTCTCCGGGGTCGGCCCCCGGCTGGAGGAAAGCTTCACCGGCGGCCTGGACCTGTTCGGGCTGCCCGCGGCCCGGATCACGACAGTCGACCACCACCTGTCCCACGCCTACGGCGCGTTCTGCCTCTCCGGCCACGACGAGGCCCTGGTCGTGGTCGCCGACGGCTCGGGCAACGACCACCAGACCGAGAGCTACTTCCTTGCCGACCGCACCGCGATCACCCGGGTGGGCGGCAACCGTGAGGGCCGCGCGCGGGCGGGCGGGATCGGCGCCACGTACGAGGCGGTGACCAACTGGCTCGGCTTCGACGGGCAGGAGTCCGGCAAGACGATGGCGCTCGCCTCCTACGGCGACCCGAAGGCCATCGAGGTGCCGCTGTTCGACCTGTCCGGAACCCAGGTCGAGGGGCGACTGGCGCGCACCCACGACCGGGGCCTGGCCGAGTTCGCCGCCACCGCCGGCCTGGACCTCGGGGCACCCGGGTGGGACACCCCGCGGGCGAGGGAGCTGGCGGCGTGGGTGCAGGCCCAGACCGAGGACGTGCTGGCCGAGGTCGTCGCCCGCCTGATGGCAGAGCACCAGCGCACCGCGGTGTGCTTCGCGGGTGGGGTGGCGATGAACTGCGTCGCTAACGAGGTGGTCCGGCGCCGCACCGGCGCCCGGATGTTCGTGCCGCCGCCGGCCTCCGACCGCGGCCAGGCGCTGGGCAACGCGCTGTACGGCATCCACCACCTCACCGGCACGGTGCCCCGGCTTCCGCTGGCCGGCCGGGACGCTTTCGGCCGCACGTACACCGGCGAGGAGATCCGGCTCGCGCTGCGCCGGCACCCGCGCTCGGGTCTGGCCGAGCGGCATCCGCACCGTCGGTTCGGCTGGCGGCCCGAATCCGACCCTGCCACCGCGGCGGCCCAGATGCTCGCCGAGGGCCGGCTGGTGGGGTGGTTCGACGGCGGCAGCGAACTGGGCGCCCGCGCGCTCGGTTCGCGCAGCATCCTCGCCGACCCGCGCCACCAGGCCACCCGTGACGTGCTCAACACCCGTATCAAGCACCGCGAGTTCTTCCGTCCCTTCGCCCCCGCGGTGCCTGCCGAGCACGCTGGCCAGTGGTTCGACCTCGACGAGGACAGCCCCTACATGCTCTTCGCTCCCCAGGTGCGCAGCGAACGCCGGGACCAGCTCGGCGCGGTCACGCACGTCGACGGCACCGCCCGGGTGCAGACCGTCGACGCCGCCGTTCACCCGAGCTTCCACCGGCTCATCAGCCGCTTCGGGGAGCTGACCGGTGTGCCGGTGGTGCTGAACACCTCGTTCAACGACAGCGAACCGATCGTGGAGAGCCCCGCGCAGGCGGTGGCGACGTTCTGCCACACCGACCTGGACGCCCTGGTCTTCAGCGACGGCTTCGTGGCGGTGAAGAGCGATGACTGA
- a CDS encoding tetratricopeptide repeat protein, whose protein sequence is MAAEPSGLMVPPPSHEALTDLQLGQIALEAGDWKNALQLLQRARDLFAIEGSSPLAALASHQVARTLALAGRTEEAQAQAEIAIAAFETAGDGKEAERSRSLAAEIKKQKGPQSDSSLISVCGAE, encoded by the coding sequence GTGGCTGCAGAGCCCTCTGGCCTGATGGTTCCCCCGCCGTCTCACGAGGCTCTGACAGATCTGCAGCTTGGTCAAATCGCACTAGAGGCAGGCGACTGGAAGAATGCCTTGCAGCTGCTGCAAAGGGCGCGAGATCTGTTCGCCATCGAGGGATCGTCCCCTCTGGCGGCGCTTGCAAGTCATCAGGTAGCACGCACTCTCGCTCTTGCCGGCCGGACCGAGGAGGCACAGGCGCAAGCTGAGATTGCGATCGCTGCATTCGAGACCGCCGGAGACGGTAAGGAAGCGGAACGCAGTCGTTCTTTGGCCGCTGAGATCAAGAAACAGAAAGGTCCGCAGTCGGATTCCAGTTTGATTTCTGTGTGCGGAGCCGAGTAG
- a CDS encoding glycosyltransferase, with protein sequence MTSPLFPGGAARPGASVVVAVRGNTAALEGLAAALDAQEIPGGIELIVVDNHPTPVLRPGAGRLGPMDCRIVHEPQPGLSRARNTGIGLARGDIVLITDPDARPEPGWASGMVRALEETGAYAAGGRVVPRFTGSTPAAVPPEVMQLFVPPLWPQTTTGLAAPYWVVGCNLAMRRRPRPWFDTRLGVAGLRHLSCEELEFTVRAERDGLRVVVVPDAVVHRAIHPADLRARAVAGRAWWHGVSIARLLAIHPDAGIHDSYRLRDAVTWTRLRHQDGRRAAVTDALRIAGLHTERIHLAWTRLRRPTAAPSGLVVEKKKEGIGRG encoded by the coding sequence GTGACCAGTCCGTTATTCCCGGGCGGCGCTGCCCGCCCGGGGGCAAGCGTAGTGGTGGCAGTCCGCGGCAACACCGCCGCGTTGGAGGGCCTGGCGGCAGCGCTTGACGCGCAGGAGATCCCGGGCGGCATCGAACTGATCGTGGTGGACAACCATCCCACCCCGGTCCTGCGGCCGGGAGCCGGCCGTCTGGGGCCGATGGACTGCCGGATCGTCCACGAACCGCAGCCTGGGCTGTCCCGCGCCCGCAACACCGGCATCGGTCTGGCCCGCGGGGACATCGTCCTGATCACCGATCCCGACGCGCGACCCGAACCCGGCTGGGCAAGCGGGATGGTCCGGGCGCTGGAAGAGACCGGCGCGTACGCGGCGGGCGGCCGGGTCGTCCCCCGCTTCACCGGCAGCACCCCGGCCGCCGTTCCTCCCGAAGTGATGCAGTTGTTCGTGCCGCCGCTGTGGCCGCAGACGACCACCGGCCTGGCCGCGCCGTACTGGGTGGTCGGCTGCAACCTGGCGATGCGCCGGCGCCCGCGGCCGTGGTTCGACACGCGGCTCGGCGTCGCCGGGCTGCGTCATCTCAGCTGCGAGGAACTGGAGTTCACCGTCCGGGCGGAGCGGGACGGCCTGCGCGTGGTGGTGGTACCGGACGCCGTCGTGCACCGCGCGATCCACCCCGCCGACCTGAGAGCCCGCGCGGTAGCCGGGCGCGCCTGGTGGCACGGCGTCTCGATCGCCCGGCTGCTGGCGATCCACCCGGACGCCGGAATCCACGACAGCTACCGGCTCCGCGACGCAGTGACCTGGACACGGCTCCGCCACCAGGACGGCCGGCGGGCGGCGGTGACCGACGCACTGCGGATCGCGGGCCTGCACACCGAACGGATCCACCTGGCCTGGACCAGGTTACGCAGACCGACCGCGGCCCCCTCCGGGCTCGTGGTGGAGAAGAAGAAGGAGGGGATCGGACGTGGGTGA